In Vigna unguiculata cultivar IT97K-499-35 chromosome 3, ASM411807v1, whole genome shotgun sequence, a single genomic region encodes these proteins:
- the LOC114178399 gene encoding eukaryotic peptide chain release factor GTP-binding subunit ERF3A, whose amino-acid sequence MDIEEDIRSLQLESAEDNNGVVNPEDGRPEAVEKSDKMDEDPKQEVEEQAQQPEPEPIVKDKEIPPVQEEEEEPEATKRHLNVVFIGHVDAGKSTTGGQILFLSGQVDERTIQKYEKEAKDKSRESWYMAYIMDTNEEERVKGKTVEVGRAHFETETTRFTILDAPGHKSYVPNMISGASQADIGVLVISARKGEFETGYERGGQTREHVQLAKTLGVAKLLVVVNKMDEPTVQWSKERYEEIESKMVPFLKQSGYNVKKDVLFLPISGLVGANMKTRVDKSVCPWWNGPCLFEALDAIEVPPRDPKGPFRMPIIDKFKDMGTVIMGKVESGSVREGDSLLVMPNKDQVKVVAIYIDEDRVKRAGPGENLRIRLAGVEEEDIVTGFVLSSVANPIPAVTEFVAQLVILELLDNAIFTAGYKAVLHIHSVVEECEIVELLQQIDTKTRKPLKKKVLFVKNGAVVVCRVQVNNSICIENFSDFPQLGRFTLRTEGKTVAVGKVTGL is encoded by the exons ATGG ATATTGAGGAGGACATCCGTTCTTTACAGCTTGAATCAGCAG AAGACAACAACGGGGTGGTAAATCCAGAGGATGGAAGGCCGGAAGCAGTTGAGAAATCTGATAAGATGGATGAAG ATCCTAAGCAAGAAGTTGAAGAACAGGCTCAACAGCCTGAGCCTGAGCCAATAG TGAAAGATAAGGAGATTCCTCCCgttcaagaagaagaagaggagccAGAGGCAACTAAAAGGCACTTGAATGTAGTGTTTATTGGCCATGTTG ATGCTGGTAAGTCTACAACTGGAGGCCAGATACTTTTCCTTAGTGGTCAAGTTGATGAACGGACTATTCAAAAATACGAGAAAGAGGCCAAGGACAAAAGTCGAGAAAGTTG GTATATGGCTTATATAATGGACACAAATGAGGAGGAGAGGGTAAAG GGGAAAACAGTTGAAGTTGGAAGAGCACATTTTGAAACTGAGACAACAAGGTTTACTATTTTGGATGCACCT GGCCACAAAAGCTATGTTCCTAATATGATTAGTGGTGCATCTCAAGCTGATATTGGTGTTTTG GTTATATCTGCCCGGAAGGGAGAGTTTGAAACTGGATATGAGAGAGGTGGACAAACTCGTGAGCATGTCCAGCTTGCAAAAACGCTGGGTGTGGCTAAGCTGCTTGTTGTTGTTAATAAAATGGACGAACCTACAGTGCAGTGGTCAAAAGAAAG GTATGAGGAAATCGAGTCAAAGATGGTTCCATTTCTAAAGCAATCTGGATACAATGTAAAGAAAG ATGTCTTGTTTTTGCCAATATCTGGTCTAGTGGGTGCAAACATGAAAACAAGGGTGGACAAAAGTGTTTGCCCATGGTGGAATGGGCCTTGCTTGTTCGAGGCCCTTGATGCTATTGAAGTTCCACCACGAGATCCCAAAGGTCCTTTCAG GATGCCcattattgacaaatttaagGACATGGGAACTGTTATTATGGGCAAAGTTGAATCTGGTTCTGTTCGTGAGGGAGACTCTTTGCTGGTCATGCCAAATAAG GATCAAGTAAAAGTTGTTGCCATATACATTGACGAGGACCGTGTTAAACGTGCTGGACCTGGTGAAAATTTACGGATTAGATTAGCTGGTGTTGAAGAAGAAGACATAGTAACTGGGTTTGTTCTGTCTAGTGTTG CTAATCCAATACCAGCAGTTACTGAGTTTGTTGCTCAGTTGGTGATCCTTGAATTGCTAGACAAT GCTATTTTTACTGCTGGGTACAAGGCTGTTCTGCATATCCACTCTGTGGTTGAGGAATGTGAGATTGTTGAACTTTTACAGCAAATTGATACAAAGACAAGGAAGCCTTTGAAAAAGAAAGTTCTCTTTGTGAAGAATGGCGCTGTTGTAGTGTGCCGTGTTCAG GTTAATAACTCTATTTGCATTGAGAATTTCTCTGATTTCCCACAACTTGGGAGGTTCACTCTCCGCACTGAAG GAAAAACTGTTGCCGTGGGAAAAGTGACTGGTCTGTGA
- the LOC114178286 gene encoding uncharacterized protein LOC114178286 isoform X1 produces the protein MASNSIHMLYVSSFSLCFLNSSPFQLSKLSQQFKPLNSIPLSGRKQHCNIVRFPRERIRTRATIDDVETDQLSSTPIVENEKAIKDVEDSVKVLKDAAKTRKVAAEEVLSALSIIEKAKIDPSVFFETLGGNKSPGRTWMLIFTAEKKLKGGRYFPLTAVQRFDATAKRIENGVYLGPIGQLTFEGRLSWKKRILAFVFENIRVKVGPFQPLQISLGKKEDREPDTKDPFFIWFYVDEEIAVARGRSGGTAFWCRCRRVNN, from the exons ATGGCATCGAACTCAATTCACATGTTGTACGTTTCTTCCTTCAGTCTGTGTTTCCTGAATTCATCTCCCTTTCAACTTTCAAAGCTCTCACAACAATTTAAACCTCTGAATTCCATTCCTCTCAGTGGAAGAAAACAACACTGCAACATTGTTCGATTTCCCAGAGAAAGAATAAGGACCAGAGCAACCATTGATGATGTTGAAACAGACCAACTTTCCTCAACACCTATTGTTGAGAATGAGAAAGCCATAAAG GATGTAGAGGATAGTGTGAAAGTGTTAAAAGATGCAGCTAAGACAAGAAAGGTTGCAGCAGAGGAGGTTCTTTCTGCACTGTCTATCATTGAGAAAGCAAAAATTGATCCTTCTGTTTTTTTTGAAACCCTTGGTGGCAATAAATCTCCTGGGAGGACCTGGATGCTGATTTTTACTGCCGAG aaaaaattgaaagGTGGTCGGTATTTTCCTCTCACAGCAGTTCAGAGGTTTGATGCCACT GCAAAGAGGATCGAAAATGGAGTATATCTTGGACCCATTGGACAGTTAACATTTGAAGGCAGACTTTCATGGAAAAAGAGAATACTGGCTTTTGTTTTTGAGAACATACGAGTAAAAGTTGGACCTTTTCAGCCTCTACAGATCAGTCTAGGAAAAAAGGAAGATAGGGAACCGGACACCAAGGATCCTTTCTTCATCTGGTTTTATGTTGATGAGGAAATTGCGGTTGCTCGAGGCCGGAGTGGAGGAACTGCATTCTGGTGCCGGTGTCGTCGTGTCAATAACTGA
- the LOC114178286 gene encoding uncharacterized protein LOC114178286 isoform X2 — MASNSIHMFGRKQHCNIVRFPRERIRTRATIDDVETDQLSSTPIVENEKAIKDVEDSVKVLKDAAKTRKVAAEEVLSALSIIEKAKIDPSVFFETLGGNKSPGRTWMLIFTAEKKLKGGRYFPLTAVQRFDATAKRIENGVYLGPIGQLTFEGRLSWKKRILAFVFENIRVKVGPFQPLQISLGKKEDREPDTKDPFFIWFYVDEEIAVARGRSGGTAFWCRCRRVNN; from the exons ATGGCATCGAACTCAATTCACATGTT TGGAAGAAAACAACACTGCAACATTGTTCGATTTCCCAGAGAAAGAATAAGGACCAGAGCAACCATTGATGATGTTGAAACAGACCAACTTTCCTCAACACCTATTGTTGAGAATGAGAAAGCCATAAAG GATGTAGAGGATAGTGTGAAAGTGTTAAAAGATGCAGCTAAGACAAGAAAGGTTGCAGCAGAGGAGGTTCTTTCTGCACTGTCTATCATTGAGAAAGCAAAAATTGATCCTTCTGTTTTTTTTGAAACCCTTGGTGGCAATAAATCTCCTGGGAGGACCTGGATGCTGATTTTTACTGCCGAG aaaaaattgaaagGTGGTCGGTATTTTCCTCTCACAGCAGTTCAGAGGTTTGATGCCACT GCAAAGAGGATCGAAAATGGAGTATATCTTGGACCCATTGGACAGTTAACATTTGAAGGCAGACTTTCATGGAAAAAGAGAATACTGGCTTTTGTTTTTGAGAACATACGAGTAAAAGTTGGACCTTTTCAGCCTCTACAGATCAGTCTAGGAAAAAAGGAAGATAGGGAACCGGACACCAAGGATCCTTTCTTCATCTGGTTTTATGTTGATGAGGAAATTGCGGTTGCTCGAGGCCGGAGTGGAGGAACTGCATTCTGGTGCCGGTGTCGTCGTGTCAATAACTGA
- the LOC114178285 gene encoding protein PLASTID MOVEMENT IMPAIRED 1-like, with amino-acid sequence MADAKSNPNAQLLEELEALSESLYKQHTTTTRRTASLVLPRNSAPPVEDAKDDEGSINRARLRRMSMSPWRSRPKPDDASAKAESKKLDDISRTPSDSDKKGIWKWKPMRALSHIGMQKLSCLFSVEVVTAQGLPSSMNGLRLSVCVRKKETKDGAVKTMPSRVAQGAADFEETLFIRCHVYHTSNQGTIKFEPRPFWIYLFAVDAKELDFGRSSVDLSELIRESVEKNQQGTRVKQWDTSFDLSGKAKGGELVLKLGFQIMEKDGGVDIYNNQVDNSKSSSGKLGSLSSFARKQSKTSFSMSSPRMANKNDLWTPSQSRIREDIQGMDDLNLDDPNPVQDSSSSTQKVDERSKEQVEDFELPDFEVVDKGVEVQEKEGNAEEEESEEPVQEESASSEVVKEVVLDHVHLTRLTELDSIAQQIKALESMMGEDDKFAKIDEETEPQRLDADEETVTREFLQMLEDQDNNSIYSFDQPEIPPLHLEGHDDASAEDGESKVYLPDLGKGLGCVVQTKDGGYLTSMNPLDIAVARKDTPKLAMQMSRPYVLASHQSLTGFELFQKLAGIGFEELSSKVLALMPIDEIIGKTAEQVAFEGIANAIIEGRNKEGASSSAARIVSSLRSIGSAMSSGRKERITTGLWNVDEEPLTAEKLLAFAMQKIESMTVEALKIQADMADEEAPFDISAKKGDGGKDILASVIPLEEWIRNQSYKKSSAGSDGEPEKVTLLLVAQLRDPLRRCEAVGGPVIVVIHATSTDRKGNEEEKRFKVASMHVGGFKLVSTIKKNAWDSGKQRLTAMQWLVAYGLGKAGKKGKQTSSKEQELLWSISSRIVADMWLKTMRNPDINLAK; translated from the coding sequence ATGGCAGATGCCAAGAGCAACCCCAATGCACAACTTCTTGAAGAACTTGAGGCTTTGAGTGAATCCCTTTACAAACAGCACACCACCACAACCAGAAGAACAGCCTCTCTTGTGTTGCCGAGGAATTCAGCTCCGCCTGTTGAAGATGCCAAAGATGATGAAGGAAGCATCAACAGAGCTCGGTTGCGGCGCATGTCCATGTCCCCATGGCGATCAAGACCAAAGCCTGACGATGCTTCTGCCAAGGCAGAAAGCAAAAAGCTCGATGACATATCAAGAACTCCTTCTGACAGTGATAAGAAAGGGATTTGGAAGTGGAAGCCTATGCGGGCTTTATCTCACATTGGAATGCAGAAACTAAGCTGTTTGTTTTCTGTTGAAGTGGTCACAGCTCAAGGCCTTCCTTCTTCCATGAATGGACTTCGATTATCCGTTTGTGTTAGAAAAAAGGAAACAAAGGATGGTGCTGTTAAGACAATGCCATCAAGGGTTGCACAAGGAGCTGCAGATTTTGAAGAGACCCTTTTCATCAGGTGCCATGTTTATCACACCTCCAACCAAGGCACGATCAAATTTGAGCCACGCCCCTTTTGGATATACCTTTTTGCTGTTGATGCTAAGGAGCTAGATTTTGGAAGAAGCTCAGTGGACTTGAGTGAGCTGATAAGAGAATCCGTCGAGAAAAACCAACAAGGCACCCGGGTGAAGCAGTGGGACACAAGTTTTGACCTTTCTGGGAAGGCAAAAGGAGGAGAACTTGTTCTCAAACTGGGTTTCCAGATCATGGAGAAAGATGGAGGAGTTGATATATACAATAATCAAGTGGACAATTCAAAGTCCAGCTCTGGCAAGCTCGGTAGTCTCTCTTCTTTTGCTCGTAAACAATCCAAGACATCATTCAGCATGTCTAGTCCTAGAATggcaaataaaaatgatttatggACTCCTTCACAGTCGAGAATAAGAGAGGATATTCAAGGAATGGATGATTTGAATCTTGATGATCCAAACCCGGTTCAGGATTCATCTTCCTCTACACAGAAAGTTGATGAACGTAGTAAGGAACAGGTGGAGGATTTTGAACTTCCAGATTTCGAGGTTGTGGATAAAGGAGTAGAGGTTCAAGAGAAGGAAGGAAATGCAGAAGAAGAGGAATCTGAGGAACCTGTACAAGAGGAATCAGCTTCCAGTGAAGTTGTCAAGGAAGTGGTACTTGATCATGTACACCTGACTAGATTGACCGAGCTTGATTCAATTGCTCAGCAGATAAAAGCTCTTGAGTCTATGATGGGAGAAGATGATAAGTTTGCGAAAATAGATGAAGAGACAGAACCACAGAGGCTAGATGCAGATGAAGAAACTGTGACAAGGGAGTTTCTTCAGATGCTTGAGGATCAAGACAACAACAGTATTTACTCATTCGATCAACCTGAAATCCCGCCTCTTCATCTTGAAGGACACGATGATGCTTCTGCTGAAGATGGAGAGTCCAAAGTGTATCTTCCTGATCTTGGAAAGGGATTAGGTTGTGTAGTTCAAACAAAGGATGGAGGCTACTTGACTTCCATGAACCCTCTGGACATTGCTGTGGCCAGAAAAGATACTCCAAAGCTAGCCATGCAGATGTCAAGGCCCTATGTGCTAGCATCACATCAATCCTTGACAGGGTTTGAGTTGTTTCAGAAATTAGCAGGGATTGGCTTTGAAGAACTCAGCTCCAAGGTATTGGCCTTAATGCCCATAGATGAAATAATAGGCAAAACTGCAGAACAGGTTGCTTTTGAAGGCATTGCTAATGCCATCATAGAAGGAAGAAACAAGGAAGGAGCCAGCTCCAGTGCTGCTCGAATAGTTTCTTCCTTGAGAAGCATTGGAAGTGCCATGAGCTCAGGAAGGAAAGAGAGAATAACCACAGGACTCTGGAATGTTGACGAGGAACCACTCACTGCAGAGAAGCTTCTGGCTTTTGCAATGCAAAAGATTGAGTCCATGACAGTTGAAGCACTGAAAATTCAAGCTGACATGGCTGATGAAGAAGCCCCATTTGATATTTCTGCTAAGAAAGGAGATGGTGGAAAGGATATTCTGGCTTCAGTTATTCCACTTGAAGAATGGATCAGAAACCAAAGTTACAAAAAAAGTAGTGCAGGTTCTGATGGTGAACCAGAAAAGGTGACACTCTTGTTGGTTGCCCAATTGAGGGATCCATTGAGACGCTGTGAAGCGGTTGGGGGACCTGTGATTGTGGTGATTCATGCAACAAGTACTGACAGAAAGGGGAATGAGGAGGAGAAAAGGTTCAAGGTGGCAAGCATGCATGTGGGGGGGTTCAAGTTGGTGAGTACCATAAAGAAGAATGCTTGGGACAGTGGGAAGCAAAGACTTACTGCAATGCAGTGGTTGGTTGCATATGGGTTGGGAAAGGCAGGGAAGAAAGGGAAGCAAACATCATCAAAGGAACAAGAACTGTTGTGGAGCATTTCTTCACGTATAGTTGCTGACATGTGGCTCAAAACTATGAGAAATCCAGATATCAATCTTGCAAAGTAA
- the LOC114179132 gene encoding cyclin-dependent kinase D-3-like isoform X1, whose amino-acid sequence MEQTMAAPDPSKKVADRYLKREVLGEGTYGVVYKAIDTHTGQTVAIKKIRLGKQKEGVNFTALREIKLLKELKDPNIVELIDAFPHKGNLHLVFEFMETDLEAVIRDRNIFLSPADTKSYLQMTLKGLAYCHKKWVLHRDMKPNNLLIGSNGLLKLADFGLARMFGSPDRRFTHQVFARWYRAPELLFGAKQYGSGVDVWALACVFAELLLRRPFLQGTSDIDQLGKIFSAFGTPTASQWPDMVYLPDYVEYQYVPAPPLRSLFPMATDDALDLLSKMFTYDPKARISVQQALEHRYFSSAPLPSDPDKLPRPAPKKEPKASDFNLQEAPTVLSPPRKSRRVMPERDGFEGNSQQADKVDGGFGDFRQTTDDNSGKNESAPMSVDFSIFGLKPPNRPTINSADRTHLKRKLDLEFQQPE is encoded by the exons ATGGAACAAACAATGGCAGCCCCGGATCCGTCCAAAAAAGTGGCTGATAGATATCTGAAGCGTGAAGTTCTTGGTGAAGGTACCTATGGAGTTGTGTACAAAGCCATTGATACCCAC ACAGGACAGACGGTtgcaattaagaaaattcgGCTTGGCAAGCAGAAAGAAGGGGTAAATTTTACAGCTCTTAGAGAAATAAAGCTTCTTAAAGAGCTTAAGGATCCTAATATTGTTGAATTGATAGATGCATTCCCACATAAAGGGAATTTGCATCTTGTGTTTGAATTCATGGAGACGGACCTTGAAGCTGTCATACGAGAccgaaatatttttctttcaccgGCTGATACAAAATCCTATCTTCAAATGACGCTAAAAGGTCTTGCTTATTGCCACAAGAAATGGGTTTTGCATAG GGATATGAAGccaaataatttattgataggATCTAATGGACTGCTGAAACTTGCAGATTTTGGCTTAGCACGGATGTTTGGAAGCCCAGATAGAAGGTTCACTCATCAG GTTTTCGCTCGGTGGTATAGAGCTCCTGAGCTATTATTTGGTGCCAAGCAATATGGTTCTGGGGTTGATGTCTGGGCTTTAGCTTGTGTATTTGCTGAACTTCTTCTCCGTCGACCCTTTTTGCAG GGTACAAGTGACATCGATCAATTAGGAAAGATTTTTTCGGCATTTGGCACTCCAACAGCTTCTCAGTGGCCTGATATGGTATACCTGCCTGATTACGTCGAATACCAATATGTTCCTGCACCCCCTCTGCGTTCTTTATTTCCAATGGCAACTGATGATGCTTTAGATTTGTTATCAAAGATGTTTACATATGATCCAAAAGCTAGAATTTCAGTGCAGCAGGCACTAGAGCATAG GTACTTTTCTTCTGCTCCTCTGCCTTCAGATCCAGACAAGCTCCCTAGACCTGCTCCTAAGAAGGAACCTAAGGCTTCTGATTTCAATTTACAGGAGGCTCCTACTGTATTATCACCTCCAAGGAAGTCTAGGAGAGTGATGCCAGAACGTGATGGGTTTGAAGGTAATTCCCAGCAAGCAGATAAGGTTGATGGCGGTTTTGGTGATTTCAGACAGACAACTGATGATAATTCAGGCAAGAATGAATCAGCTCCAATGTCTGTAGATTTTTCTATCTTTGGATTAAAACCTCCAAATAGACCAACAATTAACAG TGCTGATAGAacacatttaaaaagaaaattagatcTAGAATTTCAACAGCCAGAATGA
- the LOC114179132 gene encoding cyclin-dependent kinase D-2-like isoform X2: protein MEQTMAAPDPSKKVADRYLKREVLGEGTYGVVYKAIDTHTGQTVAIKKIRLGKQKEGVNFTALREIKLLKELKDPNIVELIDAFPHKGNLHLVFEFMETDLEAVIRDRNIFLSPADTKSYLQMTLKGLAYCHKKWVLHRDMKPNNLLIGSNGLLKLADFGLARMFGSPDRRFTHQVFARWYRAPELLFGAKQYGSGVDVWALACVFAELLLRRPFLQGTSDIDQLGKIFSAFGTPTASQWPDMVYLPDYVEYQYVPAPPLRSLFPMATDDALDLLSKMFTYDPKARISVQQALEHRYFSSAPLPSDPDKLPRPAPKKEPKASDFNLQEAPTVLSPPRKSRRVMPERDGFEGNSQQADKVDGGFGDFRQTTDDNSVLIEHI, encoded by the exons ATGGAACAAACAATGGCAGCCCCGGATCCGTCCAAAAAAGTGGCTGATAGATATCTGAAGCGTGAAGTTCTTGGTGAAGGTACCTATGGAGTTGTGTACAAAGCCATTGATACCCAC ACAGGACAGACGGTtgcaattaagaaaattcgGCTTGGCAAGCAGAAAGAAGGGGTAAATTTTACAGCTCTTAGAGAAATAAAGCTTCTTAAAGAGCTTAAGGATCCTAATATTGTTGAATTGATAGATGCATTCCCACATAAAGGGAATTTGCATCTTGTGTTTGAATTCATGGAGACGGACCTTGAAGCTGTCATACGAGAccgaaatatttttctttcaccgGCTGATACAAAATCCTATCTTCAAATGACGCTAAAAGGTCTTGCTTATTGCCACAAGAAATGGGTTTTGCATAG GGATATGAAGccaaataatttattgataggATCTAATGGACTGCTGAAACTTGCAGATTTTGGCTTAGCACGGATGTTTGGAAGCCCAGATAGAAGGTTCACTCATCAG GTTTTCGCTCGGTGGTATAGAGCTCCTGAGCTATTATTTGGTGCCAAGCAATATGGTTCTGGGGTTGATGTCTGGGCTTTAGCTTGTGTATTTGCTGAACTTCTTCTCCGTCGACCCTTTTTGCAG GGTACAAGTGACATCGATCAATTAGGAAAGATTTTTTCGGCATTTGGCACTCCAACAGCTTCTCAGTGGCCTGATATGGTATACCTGCCTGATTACGTCGAATACCAATATGTTCCTGCACCCCCTCTGCGTTCTTTATTTCCAATGGCAACTGATGATGCTTTAGATTTGTTATCAAAGATGTTTACATATGATCCAAAAGCTAGAATTTCAGTGCAGCAGGCACTAGAGCATAG GTACTTTTCTTCTGCTCCTCTGCCTTCAGATCCAGACAAGCTCCCTAGACCTGCTCCTAAGAAGGAACCTAAGGCTTCTGATTTCAATTTACAGGAGGCTCCTACTGTATTATCACCTCCAAGGAAGTCTAGGAGAGTGATGCCAGAACGTGATGGGTTTGAAGGTAATTCCCAGCAAGCAGATAAGGTTGATGGCGGTTTTGGTGATTTCAGACAGACAACTGATGATAATTCAG TGCTGATAGAacacatttaa